One part of the Arabidopsis thaliana chromosome 1 sequence genome encodes these proteins:
- a CDS encoding arginine/serine-rich protein-like protein (arginine/serine-rich protein-related; BEST Arabidopsis thaliana protein match is: arginine/serine-rich 45 (TAIR:AT1G16610.1); Has 42 Blast hits to 42 proteins in 11 species: Archae - 0; Bacteria - 0; Metazoa - 0; Fungi - 0; Plants - 41; Viruses - 0; Other Eukaryotes - 1 (source: NCBI BLink).), translating to MAKIRVFRGDFGEIIHVQLAIDRAANLSRGDAYVEFKAKIADAEKPQLYMDGVCFK from the exons ATGGCGAAGATTCGAGTCTTTCGTG GCGATTTTGGTGAAATCATTCATGTTCAACTTGCGATAGATCGAGCT GCTAATCTTTCAAGAGGAGATGCATATGTTGAATTCAAGGCAAAAATAGCTGATGCTGAGAAACCACAGCTGTACATGGATGGTGTATGTTTCAAGTGA
- the BRG2 gene encoding zinc ion binding protein (zinc ion binding; FUNCTIONS IN: zinc ion binding; EXPRESSED IN: 24 plant structures; EXPRESSED DURING: 15 growth stages; CONTAINS InterPro DOMAIN/s: Zinc finger, RING-type (InterPro:IPR001841); BEST Arabidopsis thaliana protein match is: SBP (S-ribonuclease binding protein) family protein (TAIR:AT3G12920.1); Has 30201 Blast hits to 17322 proteins in 780 species: Archae - 12; Bacteria - 1396; Metazoa - 17338; Fungi - 3422; Plants - 5037; Viruses - 0; Other Eukaryotes - 2996 (source: NCBI BLink).), with protein sequence MAVDAHHLFLSPPQLFSNRELTMNNNTMEPTSGGFCNNNQTGYGVVSPFSVPNHTSTTTTATPPLLHVYGGSDTIPTTAGYYADGATNLDCEFFPLPTRKRSRDSSRSNYHHLLLQNPRSSSCVNAATTTTTTTLFSFLGQDIDISSHMNQQQHEIDRFVSLHLYQMERVKYEIEEKRKRQARTIMEAIEQGLVKRLRVKEEERERIGKVNHALEERVKSLSIENQIWRDLAQTNEATANHLRTNLEHVLAQVKDVSRGAGLEKNMNEEDDAESCCGSSCGGGGEETVRRRVGLEREAQDKAERRRRRMCRNCGEEESCVLLLPCRHLCLCGVCGSSVHTCPICTSPKNASVHVNMSS encoded by the exons atgGCCGTCGATGCTcaccatctctttctttctcctcctcaACTCTTCTCCAACAG AGAATTAACGATGAATAATAACACTATGGAACCAACTAGTGGCGGTTTCTGCAATAACAATCAAACCGGTTACGGCGTCGTTTCACCTTTCTCCGTTCCAAACcatacatcaacaacaacaacagcaacgcctcctcttcttcatgtGTACGGCGGCTCTGATACTATTCCCACCACCGCCGGTTACTACGCCGATGGTGCTACTAATCTCGACTGTGAATTTTTCCCTTTACCAACGAGAAAACGCTCAAGAGATTCTTCAAGATCaaattatcatcatcttcttcttcagaaccCGAGATCATCATCATGTGTTAACGCTGCTactacaacaactacaacaacTCTGTTCTCGTTTCTTGGCCAAGACATTGATATCTCCTCTCACAtgaatcaacaacaacacgAAATAGATCGATTCGTCTCCCTTCAC TTATATCAGATGGagagagtgaaatatgagatagaagagaagaggaaaagacAAGCGAGAACGATAATGGAGGCGATAGAGCAAGGACTGGTTAAAAGGCTTCgtgtcaaagaagaagaaagagagaggatcGGCAAGGTTAACCACGCGCTTGAGGAGCGAGTGAAGTCACTTTCTATAGAGAACCAAATCTGGAGAGACCTTGCTCAGACGAACGAAGCCACGGCTAACCACCTCCGAACCAACCTCGAGCATGTTCTGGCGCAGGTTAAGGACGTATCACGCGGCGCAGGATTAGAGAAAAACATGAACGAAGAGGACGATGCGGAGTCGTGCTGCGGAAGCAgctgtggtggtggtggtgaagaaACGGTAAGGCGCAGGGTAGGATTAGAAAGGGAGGCGCAGGATAAGGcggagaggaggaggaggaggatgtgTAGAAACTGTGGGGAGGAGGAATCGTGTGTGTTGCTGTTACCGTGCAGACACTTGTGCTTGTGTGGAGTATGCGGGTCCAGTGTGCACACGTGTCCCATCTGTACATCTCCTAAAAACGCTAGCGTTCATGTCAACATGTCATCTTGA
- the BRG2 gene encoding zinc ion binding protein (zinc ion binding; FUNCTIONS IN: zinc ion binding; EXPRESSED IN: 24 plant structures; EXPRESSED DURING: 15 growth stages; CONTAINS InterPro DOMAIN/s: Zinc finger, RING-type (InterPro:IPR001841); BEST Arabidopsis thaliana protein match is: SBP (S-ribonuclease binding protein) family protein (TAIR:AT3G12920.1); Has 35333 Blast hits to 34131 proteins in 2444 species: Archae - 798; Bacteria - 22429; Metazoa - 974; Fungi - 991; Plants - 531; Viruses - 0; Other Eukaryotes - 9610 (source: NCBI BLink).), which yields MAVDAHHLFLSPPQLFSNRELTMNNNTMEPTSGGFCNNNQTGYGVVSPFSVPNHTSTTTTATPPLLHVYGGSDTIPTTAGYYADGATNLDCEFFPLPTRKRSRDSSRSNYHHLLLQNPRSSSCVNAATTTTTTTLFSFLGQDIDISSHMNQQQHEIDRFVSLHMERVKYEIEEKRKRQARTIMEAIEQGLVKRLRVKEEERERIGKVNHALEERVKSLSIENQIWRDLAQTNEATANHLRTNLEHVLAQVKDVSRGAGLEKNMNEEDDAESCCGSSCGGGGEETVRRRVGLEREAQDKAERRRRRMCRNCGEEESCVLLLPCRHLCLCGVCGSSVHTCPICTSPKNASVHVNMSS from the exons atgGCCGTCGATGCTcaccatctctttctttctcctcctcaACTCTTCTCCAACAG AGAATTAACGATGAATAATAACACTATGGAACCAACTAGTGGCGGTTTCTGCAATAACAATCAAACCGGTTACGGCGTCGTTTCACCTTTCTCCGTTCCAAACcatacatcaacaacaacaacagcaacgcctcctcttcttcatgtGTACGGCGGCTCTGATACTATTCCCACCACCGCCGGTTACTACGCCGATGGTGCTACTAATCTCGACTGTGAATTTTTCCCTTTACCAACGAGAAAACGCTCAAGAGATTCTTCAAGATCaaattatcatcatcttcttcttcagaaccCGAGATCATCATCATGTGTTAACGCTGCTactacaacaactacaacaacTCTGTTCTCGTTTCTTGGCCAAGACATTGATATCTCCTCTCACAtgaatcaacaacaacacgAAATAGATCGATTCGTCTCCCTTCAC ATGGagagagtgaaatatgagatagaagagaagaggaaaagacAAGCGAGAACGATAATGGAGGCGATAGAGCAAGGACTGGTTAAAAGGCTTCgtgtcaaagaagaagaaagagagaggatcGGCAAGGTTAACCACGCGCTTGAGGAGCGAGTGAAGTCACTTTCTATAGAGAACCAAATCTGGAGAGACCTTGCTCAGACGAACGAAGCCACGGCTAACCACCTCCGAACCAACCTCGAGCATGTTCTGGCGCAGGTTAAGGACGTATCACGCGGCGCAGGATTAGAGAAAAACATGAACGAAGAGGACGATGCGGAGTCGTGCTGCGGAAGCAgctgtggtggtggtggtgaagaaACGGTAAGGCGCAGGGTAGGATTAGAAAGGGAGGCGCAGGATAAGGcggagaggaggaggaggaggatgtgTAGAAACTGTGGGGAGGAGGAATCGTGTGTGTTGCTGTTACCGTGCAGACACTTGTGCTTGTGTGGAGTATGCGGGTCCAGTGTGCACACGTGTCCCATCTGTACATCTCCTAAAAACGCTAGCGTTCATGTCAACATGTCATCTTGA
- the BRG2 gene encoding zinc ion binding protein has product MNNNTMEPTSGGFCNNNQTGYGVVSPFSVPNHTSTTTTATPPLLHVYGGSDTIPTTAGYYADGATNLDCEFFPLPTRKRSRDSSRSNYHHLLLQNPRSSSCVNAATTTTTTTLFSFLGQDIDISSHMNQQQHEIDRFVSLHMERVKYEIEEKRKRQARTIMEAIEQGLVKRLRVKEEERERIGKVNHALEERVKSLSIENQIWRDLAQTNEATANHLRTNLEHVLAQVKDVSRGAGLEKNMNEEDDAESCCGSSCGGGGEETVRRRVGLEREAQDKAERRRRRMCRNCGEEESCVLLLPCRHLCLCGVCGSSVHTCPICTSPKNASVHVNMSS; this is encoded by the exons ATGAATAATAACACTATGGAACCAACTAGTGGCGGTTTCTGCAATAACAATCAAACCGGTTACGGCGTCGTTTCACCTTTCTCCGTTCCAAACcatacatcaacaacaacaacagcaacgcctcctcttcttcatgtGTACGGCGGCTCTGATACTATTCCCACCACCGCCGGTTACTACGCCGATGGTGCTACTAATCTCGACTGTGAATTTTTCCCTTTACCAACGAGAAAACGCTCAAGAGATTCTTCAAGATCaaattatcatcatcttcttcttcagaaccCGAGATCATCATCATGTGTTAACGCTGCTactacaacaactacaacaacTCTGTTCTCGTTTCTTGGCCAAGACATTGATATCTCCTCTCACAtgaatcaacaacaacacgAAATAGATCGATTCGTCTCCCTTCAC ATGGagagagtgaaatatgagatagaagagaagaggaaaagacAAGCGAGAACGATAATGGAGGCGATAGAGCAAGGACTGGTTAAAAGGCTTCgtgtcaaagaagaagaaagagagaggatcGGCAAGGTTAACCACGCGCTTGAGGAGCGAGTGAAGTCACTTTCTATAGAGAACCAAATCTGGAGAGACCTTGCTCAGACGAACGAAGCCACGGCTAACCACCTCCGAACCAACCTCGAGCATGTTCTGGCGCAGGTTAAGGACGTATCACGCGGCGCAGGATTAGAGAAAAACATGAACGAAGAGGACGATGCGGAGTCGTGCTGCGGAAGCAgctgtggtggtggtggtgaagaaACGGTAAGGCGCAGGGTAGGATTAGAAAGGGAGGCGCAGGATAAGGcggagaggaggaggaggaggatgtgTAGAAACTGTGGGGAGGAGGAATCGTGTGTGTTGCTGTTACCGTGCAGACACTTGTGCTTGTGTGGAGTATGCGGGTCCAGTGTGCACACGTGTCCCATCTGTACATCTCCTAAAAACGCTAGCGTTCATGTCAACATGTCATCTTGA
- a CDS encoding Ubiquitin carboxyl-terminal hydrolase family protein (Ubiquitin carboxyl-terminal hydrolase family protein; CONTAINS InterPro DOMAIN/s: RNA recognition domain, plant (InterPro:IPR021099); BEST Arabidopsis thaliana protein match is: Ubiquitin carboxyl-terminal hydrolase family protein (TAIR:AT5G21970.1); Has 409 Blast hits to 404 proteins in 16 species: Archae - 0; Bacteria - 0; Metazoa - 0; Fungi - 0; Plants - 409; Viruses - 0; Other Eukaryotes - 0 (source: NCBI BLink).) → MSKPLLYRRSSIFSVILRIHKLRETESFVLFPGESSSRLQWTFVQVRHKSGGGGWRPKQKVYHRVHDLDKAIDLNKKPSLILQLKSIIQAQKHGSLLLRDLEKHVGFVHKWNLMAAIEKYPTIFYVGGGHKEPPFVMLTEKAKKIAAEESEATESMEPILVNNLRKLLMMSVDCRVPLEKVEFIQSAMGLPQDFKSTLIPKYTEFFSLKVINGKVNLVLENWDSSLAITAREDRLSREGFSESVGDRKRVRITKDGNFLGRNAFKISFPPGFRPNASYLEEFEKWQKMEFPSPYLNARRFDAADPKARKRVVAVLHELLSLTMEKRVTCAQLDAFHSEYLLPSRLILCLIKHQGIFYITNKGARGTVFLKDAYAGSNLIEKCPLLLFHDRFVALCGRKEVNLSNEMQSSSVFS, encoded by the coding sequence ATGTCTAAACCGTTATTATACAGAAGGTCTTCGATCTTTTCCGTTATTTTGAGAATTCATAAGCTTAGAGAAACTGAAAGTTTCGTGTTGTTTCCTGGAGAATCATCTAGTAGATTGCAATGGACGTTTGTTCAGGTGAGACACAAGTCTGGTGGAGGAGGATGGAGACCTAAGCAGAAAGTATATCATAGAGTTCATGACCTTGATAAAGCAATTGACTTGAACAAGAAACCATCTCTGATACTTCAGTTGAAATCTATTATCCAGGCGCAGAAACATGGAAGCCTTCTTCTTAGAGATCTTGAGAAGCATGTTGGGTTTGTTCACAAGTGGAACTTAATGGCTGCCATTGAGAAGTACCCTACGATATTTTATGTTGGAGGTGGACACAAAGAACCTCCTTTCGTTATGCTGACTGAGAAAGCTAAAAAGATTGCAGCTGAGGAAAGTGAAGCTACAGAGTCAATGGAACCTATTCTGGTTAATAATCTTAGGAAGTTATTGATGATGTCTGTTGATTGTCGAGTTCCTTTGGAGAAGGTTGAGTTTATTCAATCTGCAATGGGTTTGCCTCAAGATTTTAAGAGTACATTGATCCCTAAGTACACtgaatttttctctttgaagGTTATCAATGGAAAAGTTAATCTTGTTTTAGAGAATTGGGATTCTTCACTGGCAATCACTGCACGAGAGGATAGGTTATCCCGTGAAGGATTCTCCGAGTCAGTTGGGGACAGAAAGAGGGTCAGGATCACAAAGGATGGCAATTTCTTGGGACGAAATGCGTTTAAGATTTCTTTTCCTCCTGGTTTTAGGCCTAACGCTAGTTATTTAGAGGAATTTGAGAAGTGGCAGAAAATGGAATTCCCATCTCCTTATCTTAATGCGAGAAGATTTGATGCTGCAGATCCTAAAGCTAGGAAACGAGTTGTAGCTGTGCTTCATGAACTGCTCAGTTTAACAATGGAGAAAAGAGTGACATGCGCTCAATTGGATGCATTCCACTCTGAGTATCTGCTTCCATCAAGACTAATACTTTGCTTGATAAAGCATCAAGGGATCTTCTACATTACTAACAAAGGAGCAAGGGGTACGGTATTTCTCAAAGATGCTTATGCTGGTTCTAATTTGATTGAGAAATGCCCATTGCTATTGTTCCATGATAGATTTGTTGCACTCTGTGGTCGGAAAGAAGTCAATTTATCTAATGAAATGCAGTCTTCAAGTGTTTTCTCCTAA
- a CDS encoding SAUR-like auxin-responsive protein family (SAUR-like auxin-responsive protein family; CONTAINS InterPro DOMAIN/s: Auxin responsive SAUR protein (InterPro:IPR003676); BEST Arabidopsis thaliana protein match is: SAUR-like auxin-responsive protein family (TAIR:AT1G16510.1); Has 1191 Blast hits to 1188 proteins in 26 species: Archae - 0; Bacteria - 0; Metazoa - 0; Fungi - 0; Plants - 1190; Viruses - 0; Other Eukaryotes - 1 (source: NCBI BLink).), which yields MKPLIRRLSRIADSSSCNRNRSGDIHHPTSTYSSSVFLVKRATVASSVPSGHVPVNVGEDKERFVVSAELLNHPVFVGLLNRSAQEYGYTQKGVLHIPCNVFVFEQVVESLRSGIADDTSELIASLSGEDVSTE from the coding sequence ATGAAGCCTCTGATTCGACGTCTGTCACGAATCGCAGACTCATCCTCCTGCAACCGAAATCGCAGCGGCGATATCCATCACCCGACGTCAACGTACTCCTCTTCAGTTTTCTTGGTCAAGCGAGCAACCGTCGCGTCGAGTGTTCCTTCCGGTCACGTTCCCGTCAACGTAGGCGAAGATAAGGAGAGGTTCGTGGTGAGTGCAGAGCTGCTGAATCATCCTGTTTTCGTTGGATTGCTGAATCGATCAGCTCAAGAATACGGATACACTCAGAAAGGAGTTCTTCATATTCCTTGTAACGTATTCGTGTTCGAGCAGGTTGTAGAGTCTCTCCGATCTGGCATCGCTGATGATACATCGGAGCTCATTGCATCGTTATCTGGTGAAGATGTATCTACAgagtag
- a CDS encoding binding protein (binding; FUNCTIONS IN: binding; INVOLVED IN: biological_process unknown; LOCATED IN: cellular_component unknown; EXPRESSED IN: 23 plant structures; EXPRESSED DURING: 13 growth stages; CONTAINS InterPro DOMAIN/s: CCAAT-binding factor (InterPro:IPR005612), Armadillo-type fold (InterPro:IPR016024), Nucleolar complex-associated (InterPro:IPR011501); Has 3184 Blast hits to 2630 proteins in 361 species: Archae - 21; Bacteria - 280; Metazoa - 1055; Fungi - 428; Plants - 179; Viruses - 26; Other Eukaryotes - 1195 (source: NCBI BLink).) codes for MGKNRRKQKVIPPPLLPPDVAEEDIEFSDEDLKYVKENTDYAQFVSQIDTAAINKQCGGRVMTVEDKYEEERSKRKTLQEEKGNGEILVDPVDVLPVKTLDGKLHYRTESKKSKLAEAETDEAEKDVLEDEHVLNKSQRREKAKKSKREAKKHEKDLPDEILQEEEETPQAAVLAEVKEELSAEESFENKKNKIAELGMLLLSDPEANIKTLKDMLDICKDQNTKIVKLALLSLLAVFKDIIPGYRIRLPTEKELEMKISKEVKKTRFYESTLLKAYKSYLQKLIIFEKQSVYNQIANRCLCTLLEAVPHFNYRDNLLIAVVRNISSPDEVVRRLCCSTIRYLFSNEGKHGGELTVQAVRLIADHVKAHNCQLHPNAIEVFMSIRFDEDIGKPNKEDEHNKKYKKNNKRKTQEEQNQVQENERKKSKKDMMSKIRDEVSADHRGVTYEPDAKERRKMQTETLSAVFETYFRILRNTMYTIGERTEEIPTSNPGAFGSHPLLAPCLDGLAKFTQQLDLDYMGDLMNYLKKLASSSSSVSNNTKQKNSKLLTVSERLRCCLVAFKVMRSNLNALNVDLQDFFVQLYNLILEYRPGRDSGVILAESLKIMLCDDRHQDMQKAAAFVKRLATFALCFGCAESMSALVTLKTLLQKNVKCRNLLENDAGGGSVSGSIAKYQPYATDPNLSGALATVLWELSLLSKHYHPAISTMATTVSNMNTSQSQTFLSAVTPQQAFADFSLVKESFEPKNESRKLNNKRKRESLPEEAKNVPEIDMVKLSKKLKENFTILRDIKEDERVRMELLQSEEKKPLKKQNNVVKKKLKNPKSKKQI; via the exons ATGGGCAAAAATAGGCGTAAACAGAAGGTTATACCTCCACCGCTGCTTCCGCCAGATGTAGCCGAAGAGGATATTGAGTTTTCCGACGAGGATTTGAAGTATGTCAAAGAGAACACAGATTACGCCCAATTCGTCTCTCAAATTGACACCGCCGCTATCAATAA GCAATGTGGTGGTAGAGTAATGACAGTGGAGGATAAGTATGAAGAAGAACGATCAAAGAGGAAGACACTTCAGGAAGAGAAAGGGAATGGCGAGATCCTTGTGGATCCTGTTGATGTGCTCCCTGTCAAGACTTTAGATGGAAAACTTCACTATCGAACAG AGTCAAAGAAGTCAAAACTAGCTGAAGCCGAAACAGATGAAGCAGAGAAGGATGTTCTTGAAGATGAACATGTATTGAACAAAtctcaaagaagagaaaaagctaaaaagaGTAAAAGGGAGGCAAAGAAACATGAGAAAGATTTGCCTGATGAGATATtacaagaggaagaagaaactccCCAAGCCGCTGTTCTG GCAGAAGTGAAAGAAGAACTATCTGCTGAAGAGTcatttgaaaataagaaaaataaaatcgcGGAATTGGGAATGCTACTACTTTCTGATCCAGAGGCAAACATAAAAACTTTGAAGGATATGTTAGATATCTGCAAGGATCAGAATACGAAGATTGTGAAACTTGCCTTGTTATCTCTGTTGGCCGTATTTAAAGATATTATTCCTGG CTATCGGATTAGACTTCCTACAGAAAAGGAGCTCGAGATGAAGATCTCAAAGGAAGTGAAGAAAACCCGGTTCTATGAGTCGACTTTATTAAAAGCTTACAAG TCATATCTGCAGAAGTTGATTATATTTGAAAAGCAGTCAGTATATAACCAAATTGCCAATCGGTGCCTTTGTACATTGCTGGAAGCAGTTCCTCACTTCAACTACCGTGATAACCTGTTAATTGCTGTTGTCAGAAATATCAGCTCCCCAGATGAAGTCGTAAG GAGACTCTGTTGCTCTACTATCAGGTATCTTTTCTCAAATGAAGGGAAACATGGTGGTGAGCTGACCGTGCAAGCTGTACGCCTGATTGCTGATCATGTCAAAGCTCACAACTGCCAACTTCATCCTAATGCTATCGAG GTGTTCATGTCCATTCGCTTTGATGAGGATATTGGAAAGCCTAACAAAGAGGATGAACATAAcaagaaatataagaaaaataataaaagaaaaacccaGGAGGAGCAAAATCAAGTGCAGGAAAATGAgaggaagaaatcaaagaaagatatgATGTCTAAGATCAGAGACGAG GTTTCTGCTGATCACAGAGGAGTTACCTATGAACCGGATGCTAAGGAGCGGCGAAAGATGCAGACAGAGACACTTTCTGCTGTTTTTGAGACCTATTTCCGTATCCTGAGAAACACAATGTATACAATTGGCGAAag AACAGAAGAAATTCCAACTTCAAATCCGGGTGCCTTTGGATCGCACCCTTTGCTAGCTCCATGCTTGGATGGGTTGGCAAAATTCACCCAACAACTGGACTTGGACTACATGGGAGATCTAATGAACTATCTCAAGAAGCTTGCTTCTAGCAGTAGCAGCGTCTCCAACAACACAAAGcagaaaaactcaaaactgtTGACAGTATCTGAACGCCTTAGGTGTTGCCTTGTCGCCTTCAAAGTCATGAGGAGCAACTTAAATGCCTTGAATGTTGACTTGCAAGACTTCTTTGTCCAACTTTACAACCTCATTCTCGAGTACCGCCCTGGAAG AGATTCAGGTGTAATCTTGGCTGAGTCTCTGAAGATAATGTTGTGCGACGACAGACATCAAGACATGCAAAAAGCAGCTGCATTTGTAAAACGTTTAGCCACATTCGCGCTATGCTTTGGATGTGCCGAATCTATGTCTG CGCTAGTCACTTTGAAAACTCTGCTTCAGAAGAACGTGAAATGCAGAAACCTTCTAGAGAACGATGCTGGAGGCGGCTCTGTTTCCGGTTCAATTGCA AAATATCAGCCGTATGCAACAGATCCTAACCTAAGCGGGGCTTTAGCAACAGTGCTTTGGGAACTCAGTCTCTTGAGTAAACATTATCATCCTGCGATCTCAACAATGGCCACAACAGTCTCCAACATGAACACTTCTCAGAGCCAAACATTTCTTTCTGCAGTGACTCCACAACAGGCTTTTGCAGATTTCTCTCTTGTAAAGGAATCGTTTGAGCCGAAGAACGAGTCTCGGAAATTGAACAACAAACGGAAACGGGAGAGTTTGCCTGAAGAAGCTAAGAATGTTCCGGAAATAGACATGGTTAAGCTCAgcaagaaattgaaagagaacTTTACTATTCTTCGGGATATAAAAGAGGACGAGAGAGTGAGAATGGAGTTGTTGCAGTCTGAAGAGAAAAAACcattgaagaaacagaacaacgtggtgaagaagaaacttaagaaccctaaatccaaaaaGCAAATTTGA
- a CDS encoding filamentous hemagglutinin transporter (unknown protein; BEST Arabidopsis thaliana protein match is: unknown protein (TAIR:AT1G16500.1); Has 104 Blast hits to 102 proteins in 13 species: Archae - 0; Bacteria - 0; Metazoa - 0; Fungi - 0; Plants - 104; Viruses - 0; Other Eukaryotes - 0 (source: NCBI BLink).), which produces MILDMAADVSSLVRLLSGYKDDRAVVKDSAGAKSSAALMTRDLLGNGRGGGGDRSLELDLDLQVPTGYEKRLDLKSGKVYLQRCNSTSSSSITNADQTNQTVPTFQDLNFPPPTLNNSPLLNLFDDTTPELKLLPSSRSSRPNTSNLQSVCTLDKVKSALERAERDPAMFKKRQSPDDTVYDHYRTEAVASPVVAGCPGCLSYVLVMMNNPKCPRCDTIVPLPTNPMKKKPKIDLNISI; this is translated from the exons aTGATTCTTGATATGGCTGCTGACGTCAGCTCTCTCGTACGGTTACTAAGCGGTTACAAAGATGATCGAGCGGTGGTTAAAGATTCTGCCGGAGCCAAATCCTCGGCGGCGCTGATGACTCGTGACCTTCTTGGAAACggcagaggaggaggaggcgaTCGGTCTTTAGAGCTTGACCTCGACCTTCAAGTCCCCACCGGTTATGAAAAACGCCTCGACTTGAAG tcAGGGAAAGTGTATTTGCAACGATGCAATTCAACGAGCTCGTCGTCAATAACAAACGCAGACCAAACCAATCAAACAGTACCAACGTTTCAGGATTTGAATTTTCCTCCTCCGACTTTGAACAATTCTCCTTTGTTGAACCTCTTCGACGATACAACGCCGGAACTGAAGCTACTTCCGTCGTCTCGTTCTTCTCGTCCGAACACTAGTAATTTACAGAGTGTATGCACACTGGACAAGGTGAAATCAGCTCTAGAGAGGGCAGAGAGAGATCCTGCTATGTTCAAGAAACGTCAATCACCGGATGATACGGTTTACGATCATTATAGGACGGAGGCTGTAGCGTCACCGGTGGTTGCCGGATGTCCTGGTTGTTTATCGTACgtgttggtgatgatgaataACCCGAAATGTCCGAGGTGTGATACCATTGTTCCTTTGCCTACAAATcctatgaagaagaagcctaAGATTGATCTCAACATATCAATCTGA
- a CDS encoding uncharacterized protein (unknown protein; BEST Arabidopsis thaliana protein match is: unknown protein (TAIR:AT3G28590.1); Has 12 Blast hits to 12 proteins in 8 species: Archae - 0; Bacteria - 0; Metazoa - 1; Fungi - 0; Plants - 3; Viruses - 0; Other Eukaryotes - 8 (source: NCBI BLink).) has protein sequence MRTRAEDGNSNNDSADGDGDDNNSGADGNSDDNSGGADGDSETTMVVPMAMVTTTVAVPVVMVTTTIAVLVAMVTIMAVPVTKR, from the exons ATGAGAACACGCGC CGAAGATGGTAATAGTAACAATGACAGTGCCGATGGTGATGGTGACGACAACAATAGCGGTGCCGATGGTAATAGTGATGATAACAGTGGTGGTGCCGATGGCGATAGTGAGACAACAATGGTGGTGCCGATGGCGATGGTGACGACAACAGTGGCAGTGCCGGTGGTGATGGTGACGACAACAATCGCGGTGTTAGTGGCGATGGTGACGATAATGGCGGTGCCGGTGACGAAAagataa